In Lactococcus paracarnosus, a genomic segment contains:
- a CDS encoding radical SAM protein: MGLKKYDIVDVFSENKLLALTYQEKSYEENKAFVDDSFDIVLNNEYKQYISPILYEALMSLIFKTSIKHFCDDIMPENGMAIDVTGKNYRCFRFLGKDLTDKEIDFHNAKESIDLCKNCEFKGMCMECTANKIDGYKTKLRTAISSIICDKQKLFEYIIERIVLLSKDQNKLKCLVNNFPNFIQYA, translated from the coding sequence ATGGGATTAAAAAAATATGATATTGTAGATGTATTTTCTGAAAATAAATTATTAGCTCTAACTTATCAAGAAAAGTCATATGAAGAAAATAAAGCATTCGTAGATGACTCATTTGATATTGTATTAAATAACGAATATAAACAATATATAAGTCCTATATTATATGAAGCATTAATGTCATTGATATTCAAAACCAGTATCAAACATTTTTGTGATGACATTATGCCTGAAAACGGCATGGCTATAGATGTGACAGGAAAAAATTATCGCTGTTTTAGATTTTTGGGAAAAGACCTGACTGATAAAGAAATAGATTTTCATAATGCTAAAGAAAGTATTGACTTGTGTAAAAATTGTGAATTTAAAGGAATGTGTATGGAATGCACGGCAAATAAAATTGATGGCTATAAAACTAAACTAAGAACAGCTATTAGTTCGATTATTTGTGATAAACAAAAACTTTTTGAATATATCATCGAAAGAATAGTTCTTCTTTCAAAAGATCAAAATAAATTAAAATGTTTAGTTAATAATTTTCCTAATTTTATACAGTATGCATAG
- a CDS encoding ATP-binding cassette domain-containing protein, whose product MSLEVIDGQIVKGSFYLDDLNLCFDQGSYHIIIGKNGSGKTQLLKALIGLNKLKSGILKNNDVVITSKNEKQYLKSINYVSADARQLFPELTGWENCLFFARLYGLKKTEASKHIQNLADDFELSKQDLEKSLSVYSNGMLQKLHFIRAFLNDPKIIFLDEPTTGLDIIQIKRMYGILKKKQKDGLTIISVEHNLSEVSQYADTVTMVSDAAIVFSKSKEALLNSYPKTLQLIDFDISNEQEIKNHLSRNEQLFSSDTPENSLIQRLVSPNEISIPCDQIIRFGTRATNLSDVFKIESGEWIK is encoded by the coding sequence ATGAGTCTTGAGGTTATTGATGGACAAATAGTGAAGGGATCATTTTATTTAGATGATCTCAATCTTTGTTTTGATCAGGGCTCATATCACATCATTATTGGGAAAAATGGGTCAGGAAAAACACAATTGCTAAAGGCATTGATTGGTCTCAATAAACTTAAATCGGGCATTTTAAAAAATAATGATGTTGTGATTACTTCAAAAAATGAAAAACAGTACTTGAAATCAATTAACTATGTTTCTGCTGATGCCAGACAACTTTTTCCAGAGTTGACGGGATGGGAAAATTGTCTATTTTTTGCAAGACTTTATGGTCTTAAAAAGACGGAAGCAAGTAAACATATCCAAAATTTAGCGGATGATTTTGAGTTGTCAAAACAAGATTTGGAAAAATCGTTATCGGTGTATTCCAATGGTATGTTACAAAAACTACATTTTATTCGTGCTTTTTTGAATGATCCTAAAATTATTTTTCTTGATGAACCGACAACTGGGTTAGATATTATACAGATTAAAAGGATGTATGGTATATTGAAAAAAAAGCAAAAAGATGGTCTAACTATTATCAGTGTGGAACACAATTTATCTGAGGTTAGTCAGTATGCTGATACGGTGACAATGGTTTCGGATGCTGCAATTGTTTTTTCCAAGAGTAAAGAAGCGTTACTTAATAGTTATCCTAAAACATTGCAGTTGATTGATTTTGATATCAGTAATGAACAGGAGATAAAAAATCACCTTTCGAGAAATGAGCAGCTATTTTCTTCTGATACGCCTGAAAATAGTTTGATTCAAAGACTAGTTAGTCCTAATGAGATAAGTATACCTTGTGATCAGATTATTCGATTTGGTACAAGAGCTACCAATTTATCCGATGTTTTCAAAATTGAAAGTGGAGAATGGATCAAATGA
- a CDS encoding MFS transporter, with translation MTKESKNIFYATLACFTGSFASQFLSFGIGLVILKKTHSSLYFGISQFISPLICFVFMKQIKNLMGKFDLRKIIIGSMVLSSLFSIILTIFFKLINQPIFLFSLILVMLSLIGVSGYVFSVSYDRACKNMVSHDNLTRLKTLEEIVGACALIISPIISALIFDKVSISAYIIISILVDILTIISILRLKFLEIEIVSDDHEENSLIKARSFASFKFVVIPTIIVIFFSAINVGLPFIQIDKLHLATTKYAITKICWSVGMLISGFLFIRVNKQIKATRYMFSVIMLGAITVLFSMSLLVGTINIFYSLILFNFLFSLMLVQYRINFSSHMLDILQGEVLTTTILKQKNYDQIARAIGVVAFGILFDYAYYPLIFLVSGMFLMMIGVILVVSQFSVSKIDN, from the coding sequence ATGACGAAAGAATCTAAAAATATATTCTATGCAACGCTTGCTTGTTTTACAGGGAGTTTTGCATCACAGTTTTTATCATTTGGTATTGGATTAGTTATTCTAAAAAAAACTCATTCATCCTTATATTTTGGTATATCACAATTTATAAGTCCCTTAATTTGTTTTGTTTTTATGAAACAAATTAAAAATCTGATGGGGAAATTTGATTTAAGAAAAATAATTATTGGTAGTATGGTTTTAAGTAGTCTCTTTTCGATTATTTTAACAATTTTTTTTAAATTGATTAATCAACCTATATTTTTATTTTCACTTATTTTAGTTATGTTATCATTGATAGGTGTTAGTGGGTATGTTTTTAGTGTTTCTTACGATAGGGCTTGTAAGAATATGGTTAGTCATGATAACTTAACACGTTTAAAAACATTAGAAGAAATTGTTGGTGCTTGTGCTCTAATTATCAGTCCTATAATTTCTGCTTTAATATTTGATAAGGTTTCTATTTCTGCATACATCATAATAAGTATTTTAGTTGATATTTTAACAATAATCTCTATTCTGAGACTTAAGTTTTTAGAGATAGAGATAGTTTCTGATGATCATGAAGAGAATAGTTTAATTAAAGCGAGGTCTTTTGCAAGCTTTAAATTTGTTGTGATACCTACTATTATTGTAATATTTTTTTCTGCTATAAATGTTGGTTTACCCTTTATTCAGATAGATAAACTACATTTAGCGACAACAAAATATGCTATAACAAAAATTTGTTGGTCTGTTGGTATGTTAATTTCTGGTTTTCTGTTTATTAGAGTAAATAAGCAAATTAAGGCTACTAGATATATGTTTTCTGTTATTATGTTAGGTGCCATTACCGTACTTTTTAGTATGTCATTATTAGTAGGAACAATTAATATATTTTACTCTCTAATTCTGTTTAATTTCTTATTCTCATTAATGTTGGTACAATATAGAATTAATTTTTCTTCACATATGTTAGATATTCTTCAGGGAGAGGTTTTAACAACAACGATATTAAAGCAAAAAAATTATGATCAAATAGCTAGGGCTATTGGTGTTGTTGCATTTGGTATACTTTTTGATTATGCTTATTATCCCCTTATATTTTTGGTGAGTGGTATGTTTTTGATGATGATAGGCGTGATATTGGTAGTTTCTCAATTTAGTGTATCGAAAATAGATAATTGA
- a CDS encoding MerR family transcriptional regulator → MKQTYKISDIATLTGLSIPTLRYYEEIGLLHPARNATNYRVFTDDDLRWIAFIKRAKATGMSLTKIIDYARLREKGDSTILDRINILVEQETILQLEQDKLQAHITFLQDKKAYYENLLDDTKK, encoded by the coding sequence ATGAAACAAACTTATAAAATATCAGACATTGCGACACTTACTGGCTTATCTATTCCAACACTACGCTACTATGAAGAGATAGGTCTGTTACATCCTGCTAGGAATGCGACCAACTATCGAGTCTTTACTGATGATGATCTACGTTGGATTGCATTTATTAAACGCGCTAAGGCAACTGGCATGTCTCTAACAAAAATAATTGATTATGCTAGACTACGTGAAAAAGGAGACAGTACTATTCTAGATAGGATAAACATTTTGGTAGAACAAGAAACGATTTTACAACTTGAACAAGATAAATTACAAGCACATATTACATTTCTACAAGATAAAAAAGCTTACTATGAAAACCTGCTAGACGATACTAAAAAATAA
- a CDS encoding LytTR family DNA-binding domain-containing protein → MKKFVALVDDEILNGICKILRNEEREFISFTSYDSVDEIAKLQIDFPCQHFILLQAESIADFLRFGTILTHSRGNIIGILSHNVKLNELIIENGDQFLLSVGVDNSTSIKDVIQRTINLVFFSKSYYVEVNGVRFNPDEVLFIESSREYRNCIVLYEHEERLVRQPLKNFSNLRHNLIRIDRSLIVNINKIKSIDICTGNIQFYGSSRTTYVSEKHIHNLATLLK, encoded by the coding sequence ATGAAAAAATTCGTAGCACTTGTTGATGATGAGATTTTGAATGGAATTTGTAAAATTTTAAGAAATGAAGAGAGGGAATTTATAAGTTTCACATCTTATGATTCTGTTGATGAAATTGCTAAGTTACAAATAGATTTTCCGTGTCAACACTTTATTTTATTGCAGGCGGAAAGTATAGCAGATTTTCTTAGATTTGGAACAATATTGACGCATAGTAGGGGAAATATAATTGGTATACTATCCCATAATGTCAAATTGAACGAGCTAATTATAGAAAATGGAGATCAGTTCCTATTATCTGTAGGGGTAGACAATTCAACTTCTATTAAAGATGTCATCCAAAGGACAATTAATCTAGTGTTTTTTTCAAAATCTTACTATGTTGAGGTAAATGGCGTAAGGTTCAATCCAGATGAAGTGCTTTTTATTGAGTCTAGTCGAGAATATCGAAATTGTATCGTGCTATATGAACATGAAGAAAGATTAGTCCGGCAACCCTTAAAAAACTTTTCAAATTTAAGACATAATCTGATACGCATCGATAGATCTCTTATTGTCAATATTAATAAGATAAAAAGTATTGATATATGTACGGGAAATATTCAGTTTTATGGTAGCTCAAGAACAACTTATGTTTCTGAAAAGCATATTCACAATCTGGCTACCTTACTTAAGTGA
- a CDS encoding class I SAM-dependent methyltransferase — translation MKIFFVVIILVIILYVSFNYLLAQSKKPTGIIGSLMMKIWNNAYLPMSEWSLSFLDKKKYDNVLDIGVGNGATTKYISNHFFCNSIIGIDISEKAIEQAKTKNLGNNIRFEKRDIKETQYPSEYFELICAFQNHFHWENLQQSLLEIKRIMSKDGVLLIGCEYTKMNYFLPDLKSSADFEVYLDKLNLNLIETKENRGWIFYKIIKNR, via the coding sequence ATGAAAATTTTTTTTGTAGTTATTATCCTAGTAATCATCTTATATGTAAGTTTCAACTATTTATTAGCACAATCAAAAAAGCCCACAGGAATTATCGGAAGTTTGATGATGAAAATATGGAACAATGCTTATTTACCTATGTCAGAATGGAGTCTATCTTTTTTAGATAAAAAAAAATATGACAATGTATTAGATATAGGTGTGGGAAATGGGGCTACAACAAAGTATATCAGCAATCATTTTTTCTGTAACTCAATCATCGGAATAGATATATCTGAAAAAGCAATTGAACAAGCAAAAACCAAAAATTTAGGAAATAATATAAGGTTTGAAAAAAGAGATATTAAAGAAACACAATATCCTTCTGAATACTTTGAATTAATTTGTGCTTTTCAAAACCATTTTCACTGGGAAAACTTACAACAAAGTTTGTTAGAGATAAAAAGAATCATGTCTAAAGATGGGGTATTATTGATAGGTTGTGAGTATACTAAAATGAACTATTTCTTACCAGACTTAAAATCTAGTGCGGATTTTGAAGTATACCTAGACAAATTAAATTTGAATTTAATAGAAACCAAAGAGAATAGAGGATGGATCTTCTATAAAATTATAAAAAATAGGTAA
- a CDS encoding ABC transporter transmembrane domain-containing protein → MKKNYLKKRKKEIIIIICLTSFSNVLNLGQNFLDKPIIDELSAGEFPIVPLLLVAVFLITNIFLDYYAYAYLLTILKLKITKDIRFDTFKNIIHQNMTFFKLQNRGSLVARAIDDPTQIADYLGLYHFIYISNTIRAFVTYGMLFYLNIPLALLTLFSLPLFYWLMKQQSPKISRLNDRERQNYDDILGATENSFSNVRTIKASGLMDQNKKYYEQLLDVQIESKKDVLIQEGFLTTAKNSIQHIMPVIVLGLGSYFVVTGQLTVGSLFAFLAILGAAYIPVSEIIYFQTVAAKTRVYLKRFDEFSTSPNSMTQTFSSVTPSLKVLDLTKKIGKSIIFKNITFHIDVPGIYSFVASNGAGKSTIFDILTGLDNAEGEVLINGKIAYMPQESPVFGFEDQRSESSNSGGEKRKLAFLRLDLTADILLLDEPFEGLDYQSQKQLMQQIIALGQSKIIIVIDHHDILGDHYAGDILNM, encoded by the coding sequence ATGAAGAAAAATTATCTAAAAAAACGGAAAAAAGAGATAATCATCATTATTTGTTTAACCTCATTTTCAAATGTTTTAAATTTAGGCCAGAATTTTTTAGATAAACCAATCATTGATGAGCTATCTGCGGGGGAATTTCCGATTGTCCCATTACTTCTAGTAGCGGTGTTTTTAATTACTAATATCTTCTTGGACTATTATGCCTATGCTTATTTATTGACGATTCTTAAATTAAAAATCACAAAGGATATTAGATTTGATACGTTTAAGAATATTATTCACCAGAATATGACTTTTTTTAAGCTACAAAATCGAGGCTCATTAGTTGCTCGAGCGATTGATGATCCAACACAGATTGCAGATTATCTTGGACTTTATCATTTTATCTATATAAGCAACACAATTCGAGCTTTTGTTACTTATGGCATGCTTTTTTATCTAAATATTCCCCTTGCCTTACTCACTTTGTTTTCCCTACCCCTTTTCTATTGGTTAATGAAGCAACAATCTCCGAAAATATCCAGATTAAATGATAGAGAACGTCAAAATTATGATGATATTTTAGGCGCGACAGAGAATTCATTTTCAAATGTTAGGACAATTAAGGCCTCAGGGCTTATGGATCAAAATAAAAAATATTATGAGCAACTTTTAGATGTACAAATTGAATCAAAAAAAGACGTTTTGATTCAAGAAGGATTTTTGACAACAGCGAAAAATTCAATTCAACATATTATGCCAGTTATTGTTCTTGGATTGGGAAGTTATTTTGTTGTGACGGGACAACTAACAGTGGGAAGCCTTTTTGCTTTTTTGGCGATTCTAGGTGCAGCGTATATCCCAGTTAGTGAAATTATTTATTTTCAGACGGTTGCAGCTAAAACTAGAGTTTATTTAAAGCGTTTTGATGAATTTTCGACATCTCCTAACTCAATGACGCAAACTTTTAGTTCAGTAACTCCCAGTCTCAAAGTTTTAGATCTAACTAAAAAAATTGGAAAATCAATTATTTTTAAAAATATTACTTTTCATATTGATGTGCCAGGTATCTACAGTTTTGTAGCAAGTAATGGAGCAGGTAAATCCACTATATTTGATATTTTAACTGGTCTAGATAATGCAGAAGGTGAAGTATTGATAAATGGAAAGATTGCTTATATGCCTCAGGAAAGTCCAGTATTTGGTTTTGAAGATCAACGTTCTGAGTCATCAAATTCAGGTGGTGAAAAAAGGAAACTAGCTTTTTTACGTCTGGATTTAACGGCCGATATTTTACTGTTAGATGAACCGTTTGAAGGTCTTGATTATCAATCTCAGAAACAATTAATGCAACAAATTATCGCACTAGGGCAATCAAAAATAATTATTGTGATTGACCACCACGATATTTTAGGTGATCATTATGCTGGTGATATCTTAAATATGTGA
- the gggA gene encoding streptosactin, with product MIIDLKELLEDQKLQKVVSENCGPSHSCGGGRKL from the coding sequence ATGATTATTGATTTAAAAGAATTGTTGGAAGATCAAAAATTACAAAAAGTGGTCTCTGAAAATTGTGGTCCGTCACATTCATGTGGTGGTGGTCGTAAATTGTAA
- a CDS encoding ABC transporter permease: MISLLYLSQTRFKLLFKNSIDTLSIQVRTVTTLLPFLIMTIVGTSQNDKTIFILTSFLLTLFIGNNVIMCSIYALEEKRKGRGNYYQVIGIKPNTIILGNMIPWIIISFFSTILTFSLSIFIFHISVLSSHLLEIVFVIVILTIQSYCIGFVIAYFAVLKNNIKTTFYIFSIIQFFSGYIYPVDYIPVPLRYLVYVNPFFYGIDGFRQLLQLDYFLDISLYSKLGLVSFITVILVLGVKIISSKNWKWDNA; encoded by the coding sequence ATGATATCTCTCTTATATTTATCGCAAACTAGATTTAAGTTATTGTTTAAAAATAGTATTGATACGCTATCTATCCAAGTTAGAACGGTGACAACACTGCTACCATTTTTAATTATGACGATAGTAGGAACATCACAAAATGACAAGACTATTTTTATATTAACTTCATTTTTATTGACCTTATTTATAGGTAACAATGTGATCATGTGCAGTATCTATGCCTTGGAAGAGAAAAGAAAGGGACGAGGGAATTATTATCAAGTTATAGGCATTAAGCCAAATACGATTATCCTGGGGAACATGATACCATGGATAATTATTTCCTTCTTTTCAACGATTTTAACGTTTAGTCTCTCAATTTTCATCTTTCATATCTCTGTTTTATCAAGTCATTTATTAGAGATAGTATTTGTCATCGTCATTTTGACGATTCAAAGTTATTGTATTGGGTTTGTGATTGCTTATTTTGCTGTTCTGAAAAATAACATTAAAACAACTTTTTATATTTTCAGTATCATCCAATTTTTCTCGGGTTATATTTATCCAGTTGACTATATTCCGGTACCACTTAGATATTTAGTTTATGTTAACCCATTTTTTTATGGTATCGATGGTTTTAGGCAATTACTTCAGTTGGATTATTTTTTAGATATTTCTTTATATAGTAAATTAGGTTTGGTATCTTTTATCACTGTTATCCTGGTATTGGGTGTTAAAATTATTTCCTCTAAAAACTGGAAGTGGGATAATGCTTAG
- a CDS encoding putative immunity protein, protein MNDETNYKKKDFAWNDHEKNQRINIPSPYKIKILDDLSLRIELETILNELPQKQLANWAITNSQRFKQYFDNKLKDDKRIKETEKILENRINGTCSAYHLRKAGFLANELAKESETEISKYSARVFAQSIAVGHMRGHAIVSSDYAIKVINIIYPNSLERVIAEREKQIVIAKQISKFRIKTDNKV, encoded by the coding sequence ATGAATGATGAAACGAACTATAAAAAGAAAGATTTTGCTTGGAATGATCACGAAAAAAATCAACGAATAAATATTCCAAGCCCATACAAAATAAAGATACTTGATGATTTATCTCTTCGTATTGAATTAGAAACTATTTTGAATGAACTACCTCAAAAACAGTTGGCTAATTGGGCAATTACAAATTCTCAAAGATTTAAACAATATTTTGATAATAAATTAAAAGATGATAAACGAATTAAAGAAACAGAAAAAATTCTAGAAAATAGAATCAATGGTACGTGTAGTGCGTATCATTTAAGAAAAGCAGGATTTTTAGCAAATGAATTGGCAAAAGAATCTGAAACAGAAATAAGTAAGTATTCGGCTAGAGTATTTGCTCAATCTATTGCTGTTGGACATATGCGAGGTCATGCTATTGTTTCATCAGATTATGCGATTAAAGTAATAAATATAATCTATCCTAACAGTTTAGAACGTGTAATTGCAGAGCGAGAAAAACAAATAGTTATAGCTAAACAGATAAGTAAATTTAGAATAAAAACAGACAATAAGGTATAA
- a CDS encoding carboxymuconolactone decarboxylase family protein → MNKYENGLRIREAVIGKAASQLVSESLADIAPILDQKTLLVFHEVEMRGILDMKQREMITITSLLTQGDTSSQLKIHIQGALNVGMRHEEIVETFIHCLPYVGFPRVLNAISVAKAIFGDK, encoded by the coding sequence TTGAATAAATACGAGAATGGATTAAGGATTCGTGAAGCAGTAATCGGTAAAGCGGCAAGTCAGTTGGTGTCAGAGAGTTTAGCTGATATCGCACCGATCTTAGATCAAAAGACGTTACTCGTATTCCATGAGGTTGAGATGCGTGGGATACTAGATATGAAACAGAGGGAGATGATCACAATTACCAGCTTGCTAACGCAAGGAGATACGTCAAGTCAACTTAAAATTCATATACAAGGGGCATTAAATGTCGGAATGCGTCATGAGGAAATTGTCGAGACATTTATTCACTGTCTGCCATATGTTGGCTTTCCGAGAGTATTAAATGCGATTTCAGTAGCAAAAGCAATTTTTGGAGACAAATAA
- a CDS encoding MFS transporter produces MFSNSKWFSNFYRLFIGQGLATLLTTTVNYCLIFYLTDKFKSASLLTIAQLVSLIPIALFSPLSGVLVDRFNKKMLLIVSDLLVAGITLLLFIKGISSGGILTVNTILISNALRASAMSIQNPAIQASVPNLVPDEKLLSINGQYSALQAINQLLPPVLGALAYGSISINNVLLLSITANLLGMFSVVITKFPKISTTREYKVLLELKTAVNELKQNQGLFHLLIFKVISIAIIMPTTVLYPLMTTEYFKGSIKTDVPIVEVSLSLGMMIAGFSLTFLSSKYNKLLSALVGISLISGIFTLSALLPSNKIGFIIFVMINFIAGMGIPIIEAPIQTLIQQKISNKNLGKVISFYLMMIGISGPLGLVVGSVWSRIVPINAMFLTSGILLIVLIFFVVRDKAILKEFKK; encoded by the coding sequence ATGTTTTCAAATAGCAAATGGTTTAGTAATTTTTATAGGCTTTTTATTGGTCAGGGTCTTGCAACACTTTTGACTACTACAGTTAATTACTGTTTAATTTTTTACCTAACTGATAAATTTAAGTCTGCAAGCTTATTAACGATTGCTCAATTGGTTTCACTTATACCAATTGCTCTTTTTTCTCCATTATCAGGAGTGTTGGTCGATCGTTTTAATAAAAAAATGTTACTTATAGTTTCAGATTTACTTGTTGCTGGTATCACGTTATTGCTTTTTATTAAAGGCATTTCCTCAGGTGGTATTTTGACGGTTAATACGATATTAATCTCTAATGCATTGAGAGCATCTGCTATGAGTATTCAAAATCCAGCAATTCAAGCGTCTGTTCCAAATCTTGTTCCGGATGAAAAACTTCTGAGCATTAATGGTCAATATAGCGCTCTTCAAGCCATTAACCAGCTGTTACCACCTGTTTTGGGCGCTCTGGCGTATGGTTCTATCTCTATTAATAACGTCCTATTACTCAGCATTACAGCAAATTTATTAGGGATGTTTTCTGTAGTTATCACTAAATTCCCTAAAATTTCTACTACTAGAGAGTATAAAGTATTACTAGAATTAAAAACAGCAGTTAATGAATTAAAACAGAACCAAGGACTTTTCCACTTACTTATTTTTAAAGTTATATCAATAGCGATTATCATGCCAACGACTGTTCTTTACCCTTTGATGACAACTGAATATTTCAAAGGCTCAATAAAGACTGATGTCCCAATTGTTGAGGTAAGCCTTTCTTTAGGTATGATGATTGCTGGATTTTCCCTTACTTTTTTGAGTAGTAAATATAATAAGCTCCTATCAGCACTAGTAGGGATAAGTCTAATTTCTGGTATTTTTACTTTATCTGCTCTATTACCCAGTAATAAAATAGGGTTTATTATATTTGTAATGATAAACTTTATTGCAGGAATGGGAATTCCTATTATAGAAGCACCAATTCAGACATTAATTCAACAAAAAATTAGCAATAAAAATTTAGGTAAAGTGATTAGTTTTTATCTTATGATGATTGGTATTTCCGGTCCTTTGGGTTTAGTTGTAGGGAGTGTATGGTCTAGAATTGTTCCAATAAATGCTATGTTCCTAACTTCCGGCATACTACTCATTGTGCTTATCTTTTTCGTAGTAAGAGATAAGGCTATATTGAAGGAGTTTAAAAAATAA
- a CDS encoding DMT family transporter — protein MHNKTKAYMAALSSALIIGLSFLFVKTTLLYVSPLDALSHRFTVAFIVASAYLLISKKKLNLNIKDWLFIAPLSLLYPILMFLFQVLGLSQTSSSQAGMIQASIPIFTLILATIILREKPALKQILAIIISVSGVMIIISMNGVNSQDTSIIGAVLILLSTLSNAFYNILAKKYVAKYALLSVTYVMTTIAFVVFSVLSLSNHIVKGTLDHYLLPFTNQNYTLSILYLGILSSLLTSLISNYALSILPPAQMSIFSNVSVLVTVLAGIIILNETFTSLHLLGGILIILGAIGTNFFGAKKKKLEANALTKHKI, from the coding sequence ATGCATAACAAAACAAAAGCATATATGGCAGCACTATCAAGTGCATTAATCATAGGGTTATCATTTTTATTCGTAAAAACTACGCTTTTATATGTCTCACCACTAGACGCATTATCTCACAGATTCACGGTTGCATTTATAGTTGCTTCAGCATATCTACTTATTTCAAAGAAAAAATTAAATTTAAACATTAAAGATTGGCTATTCATAGCGCCGTTATCACTCCTATACCCAATACTTATGTTTTTATTCCAAGTACTTGGCTTGAGTCAAACATCTTCATCTCAGGCAGGGATGATACAAGCTAGTATTCCTATATTTACACTAATATTAGCGACCATCATATTACGAGAAAAACCTGCTTTGAAACAAATACTAGCCATCATCATTTCAGTTTCTGGGGTTATGATTATCATATCTATGAATGGTGTCAACTCTCAAGATACCAGTATCATAGGCGCAGTGTTAATTTTATTATCGACACTTTCCAATGCCTTTTATAATATCCTAGCGAAAAAATATGTTGCTAAATACGCTTTATTATCAGTTACATATGTCATGACCACTATCGCCTTTGTCGTGTTTAGCGTTTTATCCTTATCAAATCATATAGTTAAAGGCACTTTAGACCACTATCTATTACCTTTTACGAATCAAAATTATACCTTATCTATTTTGTATTTAGGGATCCTATCATCATTGCTCACATCACTTATTTCAAATTACGCTCTATCTATATTGCCACCAGCACAAATGAGTATATTTAGTAATGTGTCTGTCCTAGTAACTGTACTAGCAGGTATCATTATTTTAAACGAAACGTTTACTAGCCTTCATCTACTTGGGGGCATATTAATCATACTAGGGGCAATAGGAACAAATTTCTTTGGTGCTAAGAAAAAGAAACTAGAGGCTAACGCGCTTACTAAGCATAAAATATAA